Part of the Cetobacterium somerae ATCC BAA-474 genome is shown below.
TATTGGAGTTGATATTTCTAATACTTCTAAACAACAATCTTTTTCTGAACAACCACTACAAATCTCATCCTCTCTAGGATTTAAAATAACTGTTGTTTCTTTGGTTTCTAATGTTTTTTTATTAGCTCTTCCTCTTATTTTTTCACCTATTTTTTGAGGTCCACTTCCTGTTATTCTTATAAGATTTTTATCACAAATCCCAACATCCATTGCAAATAGTTTCGATATTGTTTTTGCATATTTTTTTAACTCATCTTTTATTACTAATAAATCAGTTTTCATTATACTCCCTTTAATTTATACCATTTTTATATATGTATATTATCAAAAATAATCGTAACAGTCAATTTTAAAAAAATAATTCTTGACTTTTTTACTAAAAAAAATTAATATTAATTATAGCATATGCCAATAACTAAAAAAAGAGGTGTTTTTATGAAAATTGCAGTTGTTTCTGAAAATAACAAAATTAGTCAACATTTTGGAAGAGCAGAAGGTTTTTTTGTTTATGATGGTACAAATAAAGAATACCATAAAAGTAATGGACACGGAGCTATTCCTGGACAATTAAAGGAATTAGGCGTTGAATTTGTAGCTTGTGGTGGAATTGGTGAAGGAGCTTTAAATAACTTAAAATCTCTTGATATTAAAGTTTTTTCTGGCCTAGAAGGATTTTGTGACGATATAGCTGATGGATTCTTTAAACATATACTAGTTAACGGAGAAGCAGTATGTAATAGTCATGAGCATCACCACGAACATCATCATGGACATGGACACTCTTGTAATTGTAAGTGCGGAAAATAAATATGGCTAGACCTACTAAAGTTAGAAGTGTAGAATTTATTCCAAATGAAACAAAGTTTATCCCTGAGGGAAGTAAAAATTGTAATATTCATTTTAATAATATAAAAATTGAAGAATTAGAAGCAATTAGACTTAAAGATTTAGAAAATTTATCTCAAGAAGAGTGTGCTGAAAAAATGGGAGTTTCAAGACAAACTTTTCAAAATATACTTAATTCAGCAAGAGTTAAAATAACCGAAGCTCTTATTATGGGATATGGAATTCAATTAAAGGGAGGAGATTTTAAAACTCCTCATTGTCAATTTATATGTAACTCTTGTGGTCAAACTTTTATTCCCACATTAAAAAAAGATTTAGATTTTTGTCCTAATTGTAATTCAGAAGATATATTTTGTACAAAAAAGAAAGTTAAATGTAGGAAAGTTTGCAAATTAGATATAAAATAAAAAAGTGAGTTTGAAAACTCACTTTTTTATTTTATTCTAAAAAGCTGGAACTACTCCACCTTTATAAGTATTTTCTATAAAAACTTTTACTTTTTCACTTTGTAAAGCTTTTACTAATTTTTGGATATCCTCTTTTTTCTCATCTCCCTCTCTTACAGCTATTAAGTTAGCATAAGGTGATTCTTTTCCTTCAATTATTAAAGCTTCTGTTAAAGGATTAAGTCCTGCTTCGATTGCATAGTTACCATTTACTACTGCTAAATCAACATCTTCTAATGCTCTTGGTATTTGAGCAGCATCTAAAGACTTAAATTTTAAATTATTTTTATTTTCTACAATATCAAACTCTGTAGCTAATAAATCTTGAGGATTCTTTAATTTTATAATACCATTATTATGTAAAAGAATTAAAGCTCTTCCACCATTTGTTGGATCGTTTGGTATTGCTACCACTCCACCTTTTTTTAAATTCTCTATTTTATTAACTTTTTTAGAATAAACTCCTAAAGGTTCTACATGAACATTACCTGCTGATACTAATTTTAAATTTTTTTCTTTAGAAAAAGTTTCTAAATATGGTTTATGTTGGAAAAAATTAGCATCCAACTCTTTTGAATCCAATAGTAAATTTGGTGTTACATAATCTGTTAATTCTATTATTTCTAATTCTACATTTTCATTTTTTAAATCATCTTTTACTAATTGTAAAAGTTGTGCATGAGGAACTGGAGAAGCTCCAACTTTTAATTTTGCCCCAAAACTTATAACTGATCCTAATAAACCTAATACTAAAACTAATTTTTTCATAACTACCTCCCATTTTTTTTCAATCTATTTGATATTAAATTTCCAATTAATTGAACTCCTTGAACTAAAACTATAATAATTAAAACCGAATAAATCATTATATCTAACTTAAATCTATTATAACCAAATCTGATAGCTAAATCTCCAAGTCCACCACCACCAATAGCTCCAGCCATTGCAGATAAACCTATTAAATTAATAACTAATAGTGTTATTCCTTGGATTAGAGATGGTAACGATTCTGGAATCATTACTTTAGTTATTATTGTAAAATTATTAGCTCCTAAACTTTCACTTGCTTCTATTACTCCTCTATCCACTTCTAAAACACAATTTTCAACTATTCTTGCTACAAAGGGAGCTGCCGATATAGAAAGAGGAACTATTGCTGCTGTACTTCCTATTGTCGTTCCTATTATAAGTCTAGATAGTGGTAATAATAAAATCATTAAAATTATATAAGGAAATGATCTTGTTATATTTATAATTCCATTCAAAATTCTATTTATTCCCTTATTTTCAAATATATGTCCATCTGATGTAATTGCTGCTAAAATTCCACAAGGAAATCCTATTCCTAATGAAACCACAGCAGATAATAAAACCATATATATTGTCTCTATCGTCGCTTGTATTAACATATTAAATACCATCGTAAATAACCTCCACTCCTACATCTAAACTTGGAAACCAAGCTATTGCTTCATTTTGTTTATCCATATCCCCTATTAATTCAACCATTAAATGTCCTACCTGCATAGTTGATAAAAGATCAATTGCACCACCTAAGACATTTATATCTATATTAAACTTTTTTACAGCTTTAGATAATATAGGATCTCCTGCTACTGAGCCTAAAAACATTAATTTTATAACTTTATTTCCAGATTTTTTTATGTAATCAATCTCCTCTTTTTCTTGAGGTGGAACATATGATATTAGTTCTTTTGTAATCTCTGTTTTTGGACTTAAGAATATTTCATATGTTTTTCCAGTTTCTACAACTTCACCATTTGACATAACAGCTACTCTGTCACAAATCTCTCTAATAACTTCCATTTGATGAGTTATTAAGACAACTGTTAATCCCATTTTTTTTTGAATATCTTTAATTAGTTTTAATATAGACTTTGTAGTTTTTGGATCTAAAGCGGATGTTGCTTCATCTGATAAGAGAATATCTGGATTATTAGCTAAGGCTCTAGCTATTGCAACTCTTTGTTTTTGTCCTCCAGAGAGTTGAGTCGGATAAAATTCCTCTTTATCTTCAAGTTCTACTAACTTTAAAAGTTCTTTAACTCTTACATCAATTTCTACTTTTGACCAACCATCAATTTCTAAAGGAAATGCTATATTTTCTTTAACTGTCCTAGATTTTAATAGATTAAAATGTTGAAATATCATTCCAATTTTTTTTCTTTTATTTAATAGTTCTTTTTTTGAAAGTTTTGATAAATCTACTCCTTCAATCTCTATTTTTCCTGTTGTCAATGGCTCTAACCCATTAAATAATCTTATTAAAGA
Proteins encoded:
- a CDS encoding NifB/NifX family molybdenum-iron cluster-binding protein; protein product: MKIAVVSENNKISQHFGRAEGFFVYDGTNKEYHKSNGHGAIPGQLKELGVEFVACGGIGEGALNNLKSLDIKVFSGLEGFCDDIADGFFKHILVNGEAVCNSHEHHHEHHHGHGHSCNCKCGK
- a CDS encoding DUF134 domain-containing protein, producing MRKINMARPTKVRSVEFIPNETKFIPEGSKNCNIHFNNIKIEELEAIRLKDLENLSQEECAEKMGVSRQTFQNILNSARVKITEALIMGYGIQLKGGDFKTPHCQFICNSCGQTFIPTLKKDLDFCPNCNSEDIFCTKKKVKCRKVCKLDIK
- a CDS encoding MetQ/NlpA family ABC transporter substrate-binding protein; its protein translation is MKKLVLVLGLLGSVISFGAKLKVGASPVPHAQLLQLVKDDLKNENVELEIIELTDYVTPNLLLDSKELDANFFQHKPYLETFSKEKNLKLVSAGNVHVEPLGVYSKKVNKIENLKKGGVVAIPNDPTNGGRALILLHNNGIIKLKNPQDLLATEFDIVENKNNLKFKSLDAAQIPRALEDVDLAVVNGNYAIEAGLNPLTEALIIEGKESPYANLIAVREGDEKKEDIQKLVKALQSEKVKVFIENTYKGGVVPAF
- a CDS encoding methionine ABC transporter permease; protein product: MVFNMLIQATIETIYMVLLSAVVSLGIGFPCGILAAITSDGHIFENKGINRILNGIINITRSFPYIILMILLLPLSRLIIGTTIGSTAAIVPLSISAAPFVARIVENCVLEVDRGVIEASESLGANNFTIITKVMIPESLPSLIQGITLLVINLIGLSAMAGAIGGGGLGDLAIRFGYNRFKLDIMIYSVLIIIVLVQGVQLIGNLISNRLKKNGR
- a CDS encoding methionine ABC transporter ATP-binding protein — protein: MITLERVNKIYNNKFHAVKDVSLKIEKSEIFGIIGLSGAGKSSLIRLFNGLEPLTTGKIEIEGVDLSKLSKKELLNKRKKIGMIFQHFNLLKSRTVKENIAFPLEIDGWSKVEIDVRVKELLKLVELEDKEEFYPTQLSGGQKQRVAIARALANNPDILLSDEATSALDPKTTKSILKLIKDIQKKMGLTVVLITHQMEVIREICDRVAVMSNGEVVETGKTYEIFLSPKTEITKELISYVPPQEKEEIDYIKKSGNKVIKLMFLGSVAGDPILSKAVKKFNIDINVLGGAIDLLSTMQVGHLMVELIGDMDKQNEAIAWFPSLDVGVEVIYDGI